The following proteins are encoded in a genomic region of Kosakonia oryzae:
- a CDS encoding virulence factor SrfC family protein, translated as MSASVNTTQALSAWINENRTLSPLLDDDADALLARLNTAAAGETALRDAVDAPCTIGLYGHSQAAKAHLLGALCGSGNGRLDVRPGDKTLDYFTHINPGHALTSMALRFTPDHSPMDDSFPLCLRIISEAELVQLFIAHTQQQPELRAADKAVIESRVAKWRALRQPNPVPGITAEEIGGIARFWRSVVPSSQQQMDDALWYQFASLLPQLDLSARASAWSLLWGEQHELTQQWLALAHTLHQTGNASELAAPLSVLVDSFALPTDGFLTPAEPGSEEIHDEVVVHPWANDQRLNAVSIPLATLALITRELVLPVENSVLPSVDILDIPAPGPEDGQPLWRSKCRWLLESYRQRLQPDVLMICNATLERSTTAATARALLNWVKETQSGQEAALPGLVWAITPHDARFTLAQNLDEAVQQLIGKPGQHWGTLQALDASSLQRLLAWLAQATAPDLRQQRLKALVERHQHALRELLQTWLVSPEQDAAAQRTRAEAVVRELQGQASRHGELLEGLQPDMQQFDTLWKVQQPREEKVSGLFNDAIDLFAESPDNAEQQPQNKDVGQQAHALWVNHVRQWSRNDDNAVRLGLSPAALRQMAEIVIVSSYRLNLPEQLQAIMQRDTACAAQLHAAIGNFVAWLGYASVAEADRPASRVQKDRAIFATGSAEASNTRLTRLSEQPVHAATRYVYDWLVALYHRATENIGYHHPLDVTPAARKKLKSLLR; from the coding sequence ATGAGTGCGAGCGTAAACACCACCCAGGCGTTGAGCGCATGGATTAACGAAAACCGGACACTTTCACCGTTACTGGATGATGATGCCGACGCGCTGCTGGCGCGCCTGAATACGGCCGCTGCCGGAGAAACCGCGCTGCGCGACGCCGTTGACGCGCCCTGCACCATCGGTCTGTATGGCCATTCGCAGGCGGCGAAAGCCCATCTGCTCGGCGCGCTGTGCGGTAGCGGCAACGGGCGGCTGGATGTGCGTCCGGGCGATAAAACGCTGGATTACTTTACCCACATCAATCCGGGGCACGCGCTGACCAGCATGGCGCTGCGTTTCACCCCGGATCACTCGCCGATGGATGACAGCTTTCCGCTCTGTTTGCGCATTATCAGCGAAGCCGAACTGGTGCAGTTATTTATTGCCCATACCCAGCAGCAGCCAGAATTGCGCGCGGCAGACAAAGCGGTGATCGAAAGCCGGGTCGCGAAATGGCGCGCCCTGCGCCAGCCGAATCCGGTACCGGGGATCACCGCCGAAGAGATTGGCGGCATTGCCCGTTTCTGGCGCTCGGTTGTGCCTTCTTCGCAGCAGCAAATGGACGATGCCTTGTGGTATCAGTTTGCCAGCCTGCTGCCGCAACTGGATCTCAGCGCGCGGGCCAGCGCCTGGTCGTTATTATGGGGCGAGCAACACGAGCTGACGCAGCAGTGGCTGGCACTGGCGCACACCCTGCACCAGACCGGCAATGCCAGCGAACTGGCCGCGCCGTTAAGCGTTCTGGTCGATAGCTTCGCCCTGCCGACAGACGGATTTTTAACCCCGGCGGAACCCGGCAGTGAAGAGATTCATGATGAAGTGGTGGTGCATCCCTGGGCCAACGATCAACGGCTCAATGCGGTCAGTATTCCGCTGGCGACGCTGGCGCTGATCACCCGCGAACTGGTGCTGCCGGTGGAAAACAGCGTGCTGCCGTCAGTGGATATTCTGGATATCCCGGCGCCCGGCCCGGAGGACGGTCAACCGCTGTGGCGCAGTAAATGCCGCTGGCTGCTGGAGAGCTATCGCCAGCGTTTGCAGCCGGACGTGCTGATGATCTGTAACGCCACGCTGGAGCGTTCGACCACCGCCGCCACTGCCCGCGCCCTGCTCAACTGGGTAAAAGAGACACAATCAGGCCAGGAAGCCGCGCTGCCAGGTCTGGTTTGGGCCATTACGCCGCACGATGCGCGTTTCACGCTGGCGCAGAATCTGGATGAAGCGGTCCAGCAGTTGATTGGCAAACCGGGCCAGCACTGGGGCACATTGCAGGCGCTGGATGCCAGCAGTCTGCAACGCTTGTTGGCATGGTTAGCGCAGGCCACCGCGCCGGATCTGCGTCAACAGCGTTTAAAAGCGCTGGTAGAACGCCATCAGCATGCGCTGCGCGAACTGCTGCAAACATGGCTTGTCAGCCCGGAGCAGGATGCGGCCGCCCAGCGCACCCGTGCTGAAGCTGTCGTGCGCGAATTGCAGGGCCAGGCCTCCCGTCATGGTGAACTGCTGGAAGGTTTGCAGCCGGATATGCAGCAGTTCGACACGCTGTGGAAAGTACAGCAGCCGCGCGAAGAGAAAGTCAGCGGCCTGTTTAACGATGCAATCGATCTGTTTGCCGAATCGCCGGATAACGCGGAACAGCAGCCGCAAAACAAAGATGTCGGTCAGCAGGCGCATGCGCTGTGGGTTAACCATGTTCGCCAGTGGAGCCGCAACGACGACAACGCCGTGCGTCTTGGGCTCAGCCCGGCAGCCCTGCGCCAGATGGCGGAAATTGTGATTGTCAGCAGCTACCGCCTGAATCTGCCGGAGCAGCTACAAGCCATCATGCAGCGTGATACCGCCTGCGCCGCGCAACTGCATGCTGCGATTGGCAACTTTGTCGCCTGGCTCGGTTATGCATCGGTGGCGGAAGCCGATCGTCCGGCCAGCCGCGTGCAGAAAGATCGCGCCATTTTCGCCACCGGTTCGGCAGAAGCGAGCAACACGCGCCTGACCCGGCTGAGCGAGCAGCCGGTTCACGCCGCCACCCGCTATGTTTACGACTGGCTGGTTGCGCTCTATCACCGGGCAACGGAAAACATTGGCTACCACCACCCGCTGGATGTCACTCCCGCGGCGCGCAAGAAGCTGAAGTCTTTACTGCGATAA